The Collibacillus ludicampi region GTGCCAACTTTCTATCAAAGATAGGAAGAAGCTTATCGAAGTCGAGTTTTTCTATAACAAAAATCAGCAAGGATATATTCGCAATAATGGATAAGAAAGCAATGATGATCATGAGTCTTCCTAAACATTCGACTCCCCCATAGGCGGCATAGGCGCACACGATCACCAAAAGCGATACAATAACGACCACGGGTGTTTTATCAAGAACGTACGTGCCGGTAAAATCGGTAATTTCGCGAAGAATGATGACGGCCACATGGAAATAAAACCAGATATAGAGGCCGCCGATGATTTTGCCGATGATTCGTCCCAACGCAATGGGGGTATATTGAACCAATGTTTTTCCCGGATAATGACGAATCAGTGTATGGATCATAAGTATTCCAAAGATACCGGCCATGTAGGAGAAGATCAGCGAGATCCATCCGTCCTGTCTAGCAATCTTAAAAGTAACGGTAGGGACATAGATGAGAGAAGTGGCTGTGGAAAGTACATATGCGAACGCTCCGAATTGTGAACGAGAAATTTTCTTCTCGTACAGAGGAATCTCCTCCTTCATGCATGTTGAGCCTTTCTATAGTATCCCCTTAGACTCCAATAACTTGCACGAATAGACAAAAGTAACCATTGTGTCGTATCGGCACCCGGAGAATAGGATCTTGGTTCTATTCGGTTTTGTTGTCACATATAGCTAGCATACAAGCCGTTCTTCACAGGGGGTTTTTGTATGCTGCTTGTGAAAACCGATCGAAGAACCTACTCATACGGAGATACCGTCCATTTTCATTTGCGTTTATACAACGAAAGTACGGAAAGTCGCGCTTACGCGTTTTCCACTACGCAACGGTTTGATATCGCTGTGTGGAACCACGACATGCTCGTATGGCAATGGAATAAGGGGCGATTGTTTTCCCAAGTGGCCGCGATGTTGACGATCCAACCCGGTGACTCAAGAGTATTTTCTGCCGAGTGGGATCTTCGAGACATGGAGGGAAGACGGTTGCCGACCGGTAGTTACCAGATCCACGTATGGATGGTCAGTAACGAGGAGAAGGACAGCATAAGTATAGAAGTCAGAGAATAAAATTTTTCCAAACACTGATTCTGTGCAAGAACTTGAGTGTGAGCATGACTGATGTATTTCTTGCATGGCAATTGTCGCAGATGGTACCTGTTCGCGGGATAAGGATGGATTTCTGTGAAATATTCGTTGGCAAAGGGACAGCCAAAGGGAATATAATGAGTTTGAGGTGAATGTATACAAAATGGACTTACCTAGTCTAGTGTTGGATCTGCTGATCCTGAGTGGTCCCTATCTGTTGTTCCGCATGGTTATAAATAAAGTTCGTATCTAGGATGTTTTCGTGTGTGAGAGACGTGGTATTAGACGCGTCTCTTTTTTATTGTTAGAATTCCTTCTGCAGCGTTTTATGATAGGGCTGTACACCACAGATTTTCGAAGTCTTTTTCAAGGTTGCTAACCATGCCGTAAGTTAGAGGATGAAAAGTGTCTTTAGGTGGTCGTAATGCTTTGCGTGAGACAGCGACTTTGGAGGTCGGCTCGCTTCCTTTTTGGTATGGGGTATATGCTTTGCGCGTAATAGCGACTTTGGAGGTCGTCTCGCAACATTTGATTATAATACCATGCGAGACGACCTTCACGGAGCATGAGCGTAAAGCATATACCCGTAAGACCTTCATCGAACCCAAGCGCAAAGCGATACATCCATCCAAGTACTCATTTTCTAAGTAGGAAAACCTCAAGATGGGAACGAATGAATAAAGGTAATATCCGATGAAGAGAGGGAACCTTATGTCTATCCAAACACCCGATTATGCTCTGGAGATAGCGAAAGCCCTCCACCTCCGCAAAGAGCAGGTGGCCGCGGCTATACGTTTATTCGATGAAGGCAATACGATACCGTTTATTGCCCGCTATCGGAAAGAGATGACCGGTGAACTGGACGAACAACAACTGCGCGAGATCGACGAGAAACTGACGAGCCTGCGAAATCTGCAGACGCGCAAAGAAGACGTGTATCGACTCATTGATGAACAAGGGAAGATGACGGAAGAATTGGCGGTACAAATCGTCAAGGCGGCCACTTTGACCGAAGTGGAGGACATTTACCGCCCCTATCGCCCGAAACGGAAAACTCGCGCTTCGATCGCACGGGAAAAGGGACTCGAACCGCTGAAGGAATGGCTCGTGCGGGATGGACAAGGAGATGTACTCGTTCAAGCCGGACAATACATATCGGAGGAACGCGGGGTATTCACTGCCGAAGAAGCTTTGCAAGGAGCACTGGACATCTTTGCGGAAGAAGTGTCAGATGATATGGAAGCGCGCAAAATTGTACGTGAATTGACATTCCGCAAGGGCATTCTCACGTCCACGGCTATCAATCCGGAAGTGGAGAGCGTGTATGAACAATATTACAAATATGAAGAACCTGTGAGCAAGATCCCGCCTCACCGGATCTTGGCGATCAATCGCGGAGAACGGGAGGAAATCTTGCGCGTGTCGATCGAAGCGCCTGTCGAGGAAATCCTGACGCGCCTGCAACAATTGCATCTGCCTGAACGGACAACAGATGCCACTCCTCATTTGCAACAAGCGATCATCGACGCGTACAAGCGGTTGATCGCTCCGTCGGTGGAAAGGGAAGTACGTGCAGAATTGACAGATAAAGCGGATGAACAGGCAATCCGCGTGTTCGCCTTGAATCTGAAACAATTGCTCTTGCAACCGCCTGTCCGCGGAAAAGTGGTGATGGGCATCGACCCTGCCTACCGTACAGGTTGCAAGCTGGCTGTCGTCGATGAAACAGGTAAACTGCTCGATATAGCCGTTACCTACCCGACCCCGCCGCAGAACAAAGTGGATGAAGCCAAACGGATCCTGACAAGTCTCATCGAGAAACACGGTGTGGAGATCATTGCGATCGGAAATGGAACCGCATCGCGCGAAACGGAACTGTTTGTGGCGGAACTGTTAAAAGAAATTCCGCGCCAATTGGTTTACATCATCGTCTCGGAGGCGGGGGCGAGCGTGTATTCCGCATCACCGTTGGCACGAGAAGAGTTTCCCGATCTCGACGTGGCGGAACGGAGTGCGATTTCCATTGCCCGGCGTTTGCAAGACCCGTTGGCGGAGTTGGTCAAGATTGATCCGAAAGCGGTCGGTGTGGGACAGTATCAGCACGATGTCTCTCAGAAGCGGTTGGAGGAACAATTGGCGGCAGTGGTAGAGTCTGCCGTGAACTCGGTAGGGGTTGACGTGAATACCGCATCGGCTTCGCTCTTATCGTACGTATCAGGGTTGTCTTCCCAAGTAGCCAAGAATATTGTAGCTTATCGCGAGGAGAACGGGAAGTTTCGGCGTCGCAAAGAACTGAACAAAGTACCTCGCCTCGGTCCGAAAACGTACCAACAATGCATCGGTTTCTTACGCATTCCCGATGCCGAACATCCTTTCGACAATACGCCCATTCACCCAGAATCGTATGAAGCGGCAGAACAGTTTCTGGAAACTTTAGGATACCGTCCCGAAGATATCTTGAATCCTGCGGTGCGGAAAGAGATCGAAGAGAAGTTCAAGGGAGTCGATGCAGCGCAAATGTCTGCATCATTGGGAATCGGTGTTCCGACACTCAGAGACATCATGGAATCCCTGTTGCGCCCTGGGCGTGACCCGCGGGAAGAGCTCCCGCCGCCTGTGTTCCGCACGGATGTTTTAAAAATAGAGGATCTGGAAATCGGTATGGTGTTGCGGGGAACGGTGAGAAATATCGTCGATTTTGGCGTTTTTGTCGATATCGGCTTGAAAAATGACGGCTTGGTACATATCTCGCAACTCGCCGACCGATTTGTGAGAAATCCGATGGATGTCGTTTCCGTGGGTGATGTGGTCAATGTGCGCGTGATTTCTGTCGATGTGAAGAAAGGGCGCGTGGGCCTCTCCATGAGAGATTTGCCTGAGCAGAGTCCCTTGCCCGTTCATTGATAGCGCAAGTAGCATTTGTACGGAGCATATCGCACTAATTATTAAGATAGTCACCCATGCCCCAAGCGGCACCATCAGAGGATGAAAAGTTTCTTGTGCGGGAGAAGTATAAGGCTTTCTCAAGAAACGGAGTGGCTTTTGGGTGGGTTGTATCGCTTTGCGGTGCAGAGGTGAGTTGAAGGTCGTTCCGCTTCCTTTATACCATTTAGAGGTATATGCTTTGCGCGTAATAGCGACCTTGGAGGTCGTCTTGCAACATTTGTTTATGATTCCATGCAAGACGACCTCCACGGAGCATGAGCGCAAAGCATATGCCTCAATGACGACCTTCATCGAACCCAAGCGCAAAGCGATACACCCACCCAAGCACTAATTTTCAAGGATATCAGGGTGGTGTGCGTTTCCTTAGGATATAATAAATGGAACAATGAATGTTGGAGGCAGGAGAATGTTCATAAAGGAGATCGGGGAGTTTGGTTTGATCGACCGGCTGGCACGAAAACTGGGACAACCGGATGAGAGTGTGATCGTGGGGATCGGAGACGATGCGGCTGTTCTGCAGGTCAAAGAGGGATACCAGGTGGTTATGACGACAGATATGTTGGTGGAAGGTGTACATTTCCTGCCACAGACAATCTCCTTTCACAATCTTGGTTTCAAATCGGTAGCCGTCTCGATCTCCGATATTGCGGCGATGGGGGGGATTCCCAAACATGCGGTGATTTCGCTTGCCATCCCGCCGATGGTTCATGTGGAATCACT contains the following coding sequences:
- a CDS encoding GerAB/ArcD/ProY family transporter — encoded protein: MKEEIPLYEKKISRSQFGAFAYVLSTATSLIYVPTVTFKIARQDGWISLIFSYMAGIFGILMIHTLIRHYPGKTLVQYTPIALGRIIGKIIGGLYIWFYFHVAVIILREITDFTGTYVLDKTPVVVIVSLLVIVCAYAAYGGVECLGRLMIIIAFLSIIANISLLIFVIEKLDFDKLLPIFDRKLALPIIKGSIIPSAWLGEIVLMATYLPMLQEEKKGKNTLLIILTFSVMLLMITDIFAIAVYGLLTASFEYSVFNLARIINIADFFERVDPAYLAVWVAAIFGKVSLFYLAIVKEIAHWLKLTDYRITIIPVGILLVISSVTLFSNTSEMIQFLSYTFPSYAFIFEYVIPSLVLIVTGIKQRLTQSK
- a CDS encoding BsuPI-related putative proteinase inhibitor; translation: MLLVKTDRRTYSYGDTVHFHLRLYNESTESRAYAFSTTQRFDIAVWNHDMLVWQWNKGRLFSQVAAMLTIQPGDSRVFSAEWDLRDMEGRRLPTGSYQIHVWMVSNEEKDSISIEVRE
- a CDS encoding Tex family protein; this translates as MSIQTPDYALEIAKALHLRKEQVAAAIRLFDEGNTIPFIARYRKEMTGELDEQQLREIDEKLTSLRNLQTRKEDVYRLIDEQGKMTEELAVQIVKAATLTEVEDIYRPYRPKRKTRASIAREKGLEPLKEWLVRDGQGDVLVQAGQYISEERGVFTAEEALQGALDIFAEEVSDDMEARKIVRELTFRKGILTSTAINPEVESVYEQYYKYEEPVSKIPPHRILAINRGEREEILRVSIEAPVEEILTRLQQLHLPERTTDATPHLQQAIIDAYKRLIAPSVEREVRAELTDKADEQAIRVFALNLKQLLLQPPVRGKVVMGIDPAYRTGCKLAVVDETGKLLDIAVTYPTPPQNKVDEAKRILTSLIEKHGVEIIAIGNGTASRETELFVAELLKEIPRQLVYIIVSEAGASVYSASPLAREEFPDLDVAERSAISIARRLQDPLAELVKIDPKAVGVGQYQHDVSQKRLEEQLAAVVESAVNSVGVDVNTASASLLSYVSGLSSQVAKNIVAYREENGKFRRRKELNKVPRLGPKTYQQCIGFLRIPDAEHPFDNTPIHPESYEAAEQFLETLGYRPEDILNPAVRKEIEEKFKGVDAAQMSASLGIGVPTLRDIMESLLRPGRDPREELPPPVFRTDVLKIEDLEIGMVLRGTVRNIVDFGVFVDIGLKNDGLVHISQLADRFVRNPMDVVSVGDVVNVRVISVDVKKGRVGLSMRDLPEQSPLPVH